In Mucilaginibacter celer, one DNA window encodes the following:
- a CDS encoding SgcJ/EcaC family oxidoreductase — MKISYKFIAVFICCLLGLKAYSQQPDTAKENTAIRQVIKNYEDAWNRHDPKGLADNYTTDATWVNWFGAYYKGRDDIEFHYKQVHTTYFKATHYYTRSVEDITYPYPNLAISHVRTGLDGDTRYPGETFEFRRMIVLVKRDGVWKILAGQNAKLEKGVK; from the coding sequence ATGAAAATCAGTTACAAGTTTATAGCAGTTTTCATCTGCTGTTTGTTGGGTTTGAAAGCCTACAGCCAGCAGCCAGACACCGCCAAAGAAAATACTGCGATTAGGCAGGTTATCAAAAACTACGAAGACGCCTGGAACCGCCACGACCCAAAAGGCCTTGCCGATAACTATACCACCGATGCTACCTGGGTAAATTGGTTTGGCGCTTATTACAAAGGGCGGGATGATATCGAGTTTCACTACAAGCAGGTGCACACCACCTATTTTAAAGCAACCCATTATTACACCCGCTCGGTTGAAGATATTACTTATCCCTACCCCAATCTCGCCATATCACATGTACGCACAGGCTTGGATGGCGATACCCGCTATCCCGGTGAAACATTTGAGTTTAGGCGGATGATTGTGCTGGTGAAGCGTGATGGGGTTTGGAAGATTTTGGCCGGGCAGAATGCTAAGTTGGAAAAGGGTGTAAAGTAA
- a CDS encoding GNAT family N-acetyltransferase, which produces MTTITLKRTTSTDPNFKTLTAELDADLRLRNGEVMDLYDQHNIIEQIDTVIVAYINNVPAGCGCFKYYDNHTVEIKRMYVRPEARGNQVSRRVLNELEAWARELGFRATVLETAGKQVEAQSLYHKSGYERVPNYGPYANLPDSLCYRKQL; this is translated from the coding sequence ATGACCACCATTACCCTAAAACGCACAACCAGCACCGATCCCAATTTCAAAACCCTAACCGCTGAACTTGATGCCGACTTACGCCTCCGCAATGGCGAAGTGATGGATCTTTACGATCAGCACAACATAATTGAACAGATAGATACCGTGATAGTGGCGTACATCAACAATGTACCTGCCGGGTGCGGATGTTTTAAATACTACGATAACCATACTGTAGAAATTAAACGCATGTACGTACGCCCCGAAGCGAGGGGCAACCAGGTTAGCCGGCGGGTGCTCAATGAACTTGAGGCCTGGGCGCGTGAACTTGGTTTTAGAGCCACGGTGTTGGAAACTGCCGGTAAGCAGGTAGAGGCACAAAGCCTGTATCATAAATCCGGCTATGAGCGTGTACCTAATTATGGGCCTTATGCTAATCTGCCTGATAGCCTTTGCTACCGTAAACAATTATAA
- a CDS encoding cupin domain-containing protein, with translation MKRDKFLKLLAVGGVVLARPVGGIAKSYTKLREKLGFKIDAGADRFQKPINLFDGDTFYTKVSTKDTDGDLYVYESSRVKKGGPNLHVHPEQDEWWYILEGEFVIKVGNKMHRVKQGDSVFGPRGVPHAFSKIGEGVGRMLTTFQPAGKMEECFIAISEGQMKGKPEAEQDEFRKQHGFERVGPPIDILKAF, from the coding sequence ATGAAGCGCGACAAATTTCTAAAGCTGTTAGCTGTAGGCGGAGTTGTTTTAGCCCGGCCAGTCGGCGGCATAGCCAAAAGTTATACAAAGCTCCGGGAAAAATTGGGTTTTAAGATCGATGCCGGTGCGGATCGTTTTCAAAAACCGATCAATCTTTTTGATGGCGATACTTTTTACACCAAGGTATCCACCAAAGATACTGATGGCGATTTGTACGTGTACGAATCGTCGCGTGTGAAAAAAGGCGGGCCAAATTTGCACGTTCATCCCGAACAGGACGAATGGTGGTACATTCTGGAAGGTGAGTTTGTGATTAAAGTAGGCAATAAAATGCACCGGGTTAAGCAAGGCGATAGTGTGTTTGGGCCGCGGGGTGTGCCGCACGCGTTTTCCAAAATAGGAGAAGGTGTTGGCAGGATGCTCACTACTTTTCAGCCGGCCGGTAAAATGGAAGAGTGTTTTATAGCAATAAGTGAAGGCCAAATGAAAGGCAAACCCGAAGCCGAGCAGGACGAGTTTAGAAAACAGCACGGCTTTGAACGCGTAGGCCCTCCAATTGATATTTTAAAAGCTTTTTAA
- a CDS encoding C1 family peptidase, giving the protein MKHITSLLALSAITFTAFAQEPTIKVKLETARPEFTVIKNNQATSVKNQGNSGTCWCFATTSLVESEMIAKKEAAPDLSEVYTVYNLYIDKAEKYIRRRGNTRFTEGGIQQDVMFSTDNFGAMPQEIYPGVGRDTVLNHDGQMETKLKTYLDNLLKTNPDTIPANWKTDYKAILNSYLGAPPESFSYNGKTYTAKSYAAQYVPLKLSGYVGLTSFKHHPYGTTFAIEIPDNYNSNMFYNLPLDQFIASVKTAVMQGYTVAWDADVSNNGFRMGKGLAKWVTKDDETKDFETFTEKTPTADIRQDLFDRQVTQDDHLMQITGMVKDAKGNEYFIVKNSWGTGASPLGGYLYVSVPYFAINTISVVINKKALPTTLLAKVGS; this is encoded by the coding sequence ATGAAACATATAACTTCCTTACTGGCACTTTCGGCAATTACGTTCACCGCATTTGCACAGGAGCCTACCATTAAAGTTAAACTGGAAACTGCCAGGCCCGAGTTTACCGTAATTAAAAACAACCAGGCAACTTCGGTTAAAAATCAGGGCAACTCGGGCACCTGCTGGTGCTTTGCCACTACATCGTTGGTTGAAAGCGAGATGATAGCCAAAAAAGAAGCAGCTCCCGATCTGTCGGAAGTTTATACCGTATATAATTTATACATCGATAAAGCCGAAAAATACATTCGTCGCCGCGGCAATACCCGGTTTACCGAAGGTGGCATACAGCAGGACGTCATGTTTTCGACCGATAATTTCGGCGCTATGCCGCAGGAAATTTACCCCGGTGTAGGCAGGGACACCGTACTGAACCATGATGGCCAGATGGAAACCAAGCTAAAAACTTACCTGGATAATTTATTGAAAACCAATCCGGATACCATCCCCGCCAACTGGAAAACCGATTACAAAGCCATATTGAACAGCTACCTTGGCGCTCCGCCCGAATCATTTAGCTACAACGGCAAAACCTATACAGCCAAAAGTTATGCTGCGCAATATGTGCCGCTTAAACTTTCGGGCTACGTGGGTTTAACTTCGTTTAAACACCATCCGTACGGCACTACCTTCGCCATCGAAATACCTGATAACTATAACAGCAACATGTTTTATAACCTGCCGCTCGATCAGTTTATTGCCAGCGTTAAAACTGCCGTTATGCAGGGCTATACCGTAGCCTGGGATGCCGACGTGAGCAACAACGGTTTCAGGATGGGAAAAGGCCTGGCCAAATGGGTAACCAAAGACGACGAAACCAAAGATTTTGAAACTTTCACCGAAAAAACACCAACCGCCGACATTCGCCAGGACTTGTTTGACAGGCAGGTTACGCAAGACGACCACCTGATGCAGATAACCGGCATGGTTAAAGATGCCAAAGGCAACGAGTACTTCATAGTTAAAAATTCATGGGGTACAGGTGCCAGTCCGCTGGGTGGGTATTTGTATGTGAGTGTGCCTTATTTTGCTATTAATACCATATCGGTGGTGATTAATAAAAAGGCATTACCGACTACCTTGTTGGCTAAGGTGGGGAGTTGA
- the purL gene encoding phosphoribosylformylglycinamidine synthase subunit PurL yields MEHQELTTVETAKDLGLLPEEFARINEILGRVPNFTELSIFSVMWSEHCSYKNSITWLKTLPKDSPRMLAKAGEENAGLVDLGDGIGCAFKIESHNHPSALEPYQGAATGVGGINRDIFTMGARPIAQLNSLRFGDLTLDKTKWLVKGVVKGISHYGNAFGIPTVGGELYFDDCYNVNPLVNAMSAGIVKAGETVSATSYGVGNPVYIVGSATGKDGIHGAAFASKDITEDSVNDLPAVQVGDPFQEKLLLEATLEVIKTGAVVGMQDMGAAGIICSNSEMSAKGEHGMRIDLDKVPTRQDNMKPYEILLSESQERMLIVVHKGREKEVEAIFDKWDLNCAIIGEVTDTQRLEYFMHGEKVADVPADDLVLGGGAPVYQREYREPAYFAENQKFNIDDVAEPANLVEVAEHLVSHPNIASKRWVTDQYDSMVGVQTMTANRSCDAAVVAVKDTDKAIVLTTDCNSRYVYADPYKGTAIAVAEAARNITCAGGEPVAITNCLNFGNPYIPEVYWQFVSAIKGMGDACRKFDTPVTGGNVSFYNQSADGGSVFPTPTIGMLGVMDNVDNIMTADFKQPGDQIYLIGESVNDIASSQYLASWHKITKAPAPHFDIDAEYDVQQIVKELIKHKVVESAHDVADGGLYIALLESAMPNGLGFEISSDDSIRKDAFLFGEAQSRVVVSVAPEEQERFVEVMATSEVEFTLLGTVTNGGLTVDEENFGHVTDLKMVHANILHGILGE; encoded by the coding sequence TTGGAGCACCAGGAATTAACCACCGTTGAAACCGCCAAAGATCTGGGCCTTTTACCCGAAGAATTTGCACGTATAAATGAGATATTAGGGCGAGTGCCCAATTTTACCGAGCTTTCTATTTTTTCGGTAATGTGGAGCGAGCACTGCTCATACAAAAATTCAATTACATGGCTTAAAACTTTGCCAAAGGATAGTCCGCGTATGCTGGCCAAAGCTGGTGAAGAAAACGCCGGTCTGGTTGACCTTGGCGACGGCATTGGCTGTGCCTTCAAGATCGAATCGCACAACCACCCTTCGGCCCTTGAGCCTTACCAGGGTGCTGCCACAGGTGTGGGCGGTATTAACCGCGATATATTTACCATGGGCGCAAGGCCTATCGCGCAGCTTAACTCATTGCGTTTTGGCGATTTAACCCTCGACAAAACCAAATGGTTGGTTAAAGGCGTGGTTAAAGGTATCAGCCATTATGGTAACGCTTTCGGTATCCCAACCGTAGGCGGCGAACTATATTTTGACGATTGCTATAATGTTAACCCGCTGGTTAACGCTATGTCGGCCGGTATTGTTAAGGCCGGCGAAACCGTTTCGGCTACGTCATATGGTGTGGGCAACCCGGTATATATCGTTGGTTCGGCTACAGGTAAAGACGGGATCCACGGTGCCGCCTTCGCTTCAAAAGATATCACCGAAGATTCGGTAAACGACCTTCCTGCCGTGCAGGTGGGCGACCCTTTCCAGGAAAAACTGTTACTGGAAGCCACCCTCGAGGTTATTAAAACAGGCGCCGTTGTGGGTATGCAGGATATGGGCGCTGCCGGTATCATCTGCTCAAACTCAGAAATGAGCGCCAAAGGCGAGCACGGTATGCGGATCGACCTGGATAAAGTGCCAACCCGCCAGGATAACATGAAACCTTACGAGATCCTGCTTTCTGAATCACAGGAGCGGATGCTGATTGTGGTACACAAAGGTCGCGAAAAAGAGGTTGAGGCTATTTTTGACAAATGGGACCTGAACTGCGCCATCATTGGTGAAGTTACCGATACCCAGCGCTTAGAGTACTTTATGCACGGCGAAAAAGTTGCCGATGTACCTGCCGACGACCTTGTTTTAGGCGGTGGTGCCCCGGTTTACCAACGCGAATACCGCGAGCCTGCTTACTTTGCCGAAAATCAGAAATTCAATATTGATGACGTTGCCGAGCCTGCAAATCTTGTTGAGGTTGCCGAGCATCTGGTAAGTCACCCAAATATCGCTTCAAAACGTTGGGTAACCGATCAGTACGATAGCATGGTAGGTGTACAAACCATGACTGCCAACCGCAGCTGCGACGCCGCTGTTGTTGCCGTTAAAGACACCGACAAAGCCATCGTTTTAACTACCGATTGTAACTCGCGCTACGTTTACGCCGACCCTTACAAAGGTACCGCAATTGCCGTTGCCGAAGCTGCACGTAACATTACCTGCGCCGGTGGCGAGCCTGTTGCCATCACCAACTGCTTAAACTTTGGTAACCCTTACATCCCCGAGGTTTACTGGCAGTTTGTAAGCGCCATTAAAGGTATGGGCGATGCCTGCCGCAAATTCGATACCCCGGTAACCGGTGGTAACGTAAGTTTCTACAACCAATCTGCCGATGGTGGTTCGGTATTCCCTACGCCAACCATTGGTATGCTGGGCGTAATGGATAACGTTGATAACATCATGACTGCCGACTTTAAACAGCCGGGCGACCAGATCTACCTGATCGGCGAATCGGTTAATGACATCGCTTCATCACAATACCTGGCTTCATGGCATAAAATAACCAAAGCACCTGCACCGCATTTCGATATCGATGCAGAGTACGATGTACAGCAAATTGTTAAAGAGCTGATCAAACACAAAGTAGTTGAATCGGCCCATGACGTTGCTGATGGTGGTTTATACATCGCCCTGTTAGAGTCGGCCATGCCAAACGGCTTAGGTTTCGAGATCTCTTCTGATGATAGCATCCGTAAAGACGCTTTCTTATTTGGCGAAGCACAAAGCCGTGTAGTAGTGAGCGTTGCCCCTGAAGAGCAGGAGCGTTTTGTTGAGGTAATGGCTACCAGCGAAGTTGAATTTACCCTGTTAGGTACCGTAACTAACGGCGGCTTAACTGTTGATGAAGAAAACTTTGGCCATGTAACCGATTTGAAAATGGTTCACGCCAACATCCTTCACGGTATTTTAGGCGAATAA
- a CDS encoding IS3 family transposase, giving the protein MKVEQSQGCSLSLLCSLSGYSRQAYYKRRLLEERDPIKEELLVQQVIGYRDLQPRIGGRKLFFLMTPFIKAHKLKMGRDHFFRMLGKYGLLNKKRRGKPQTTDSNHWMKKYPDLIKNMVPTRSEQLWVSDITYLELSSEFAYLSLVTDAYSRKIVGFHVSGNLTAEGSILALKMAIEGRQNKEELIHHSDRGTQYCCHDYIKTLQENNIDISMTQSGDPRDNAIAERVNGILKMELLKPSFIDIEDARTAVTQAVNIYNYLRPHSSISMLTPALVHTRKFKLKRLWRNNYKSKPAKREETAG; this is encoded by the coding sequence ATGAAAGTAGAACAAAGCCAGGGTTGTAGCTTATCCCTGTTATGTTCACTGTCTGGGTATTCGCGCCAAGCCTATTATAAGCGACGTTTATTGGAAGAGCGGGACCCCATCAAGGAGGAATTGTTGGTTCAGCAGGTTATCGGCTACAGGGATTTACAGCCCCGTATCGGAGGCCGTAAACTATTCTTCCTTATGACCCCTTTTATCAAGGCCCATAAATTAAAAATGGGTAGAGATCACTTTTTCAGGATGCTGGGCAAGTATGGCTTGTTGAACAAAAAGCGGCGTGGTAAACCACAAACTACTGATTCCAATCACTGGATGAAGAAATATCCCGACCTGATCAAAAACATGGTCCCTACGCGCTCAGAACAGTTATGGGTAAGTGATATCACTTACCTTGAACTCAGCAGTGAATTTGCTTATCTGAGCCTTGTAACGGATGCCTATAGCCGTAAGATCGTTGGTTTTCATGTTAGCGGGAACCTTACAGCCGAAGGCAGCATATTAGCATTGAAAATGGCTATTGAGGGGCGTCAGAATAAAGAAGAATTGATCCATCACTCAGATCGGGGAACGCAATATTGTTGCCACGATTATATAAAAACACTACAGGAGAACAACATAGATATTAGCATGACCCAAAGCGGGGATCCAAGAGACAATGCGATTGCTGAGCGGGTAAACGGGATCCTGAAAATGGAACTACTAAAGCCATCGTTCATAGATATTGAAGATGCAAGAACTGCTGTGACACAGGCAGTCAATATTTATAATTACTTACGCCCTCATAGCAGCATATCGATGTTAACACCTGCACTGGTACATACCAGAAAGTTTAAACTCAAACGCCTCTGGAGGAACAATTATAAGAGTAAACCTGCAAAAAGGGAGGAGACAGCCGGGTAG
- a CDS encoding MarR family winged helix-turn-helix transcriptional regulator, translated as MNEAITNKQLKAFEGLQDKNWQRLIFILRKHLDAWAHNNIKPYWGQMKISYMPVLCNIMVDGISITELSRLSMVSKQNMSRTIHELEEHGMITSEANSTDKRSETLKLTTAGKQFMLEANQDVFNLGNMYKNLVGEQDLETAVRVLNRIIDFHENFGDGNEEQIEV; from the coding sequence ATGAACGAGGCGATCACTAACAAACAACTAAAAGCATTTGAAGGCCTGCAGGATAAAAACTGGCAGCGATTAATATTCATCCTCCGCAAACACCTTGATGCCTGGGCGCACAACAATATCAAACCTTACTGGGGGCAAATGAAAATCTCGTACATGCCCGTACTATGTAATATCATGGTTGATGGCATCAGCATAACCGAGTTGTCCCGCCTATCCATGGTATCCAAACAAAACATGAGCCGTACCATTCACGAGCTGGAAGAGCACGGCATGATCACGAGCGAAGCCAACAGCACCGATAAACGAAGCGAAACCCTTAAACTAACCACCGCCGGTAAACAATTTATGCTTGAAGCCAACCAGGATGTTTTTAACCTCGGCAATATGTACAAAAACCTGGTAGGCGAACAAGACCTGGAAACCGCGGTGCGTGTGTTAAATAGGATTATTGATTTTCACGAAAACTTTGGCGATGGCAACGAGGAGCAGATAGAGGTTTAA
- the gloA2 gene encoding SMU1112c/YaeR family gloxylase I-like metalloprotein translates to MLKLNRVHHIAIICSDYQKSKQFYVEVLGLKIVREVYREQRQSYKLDLEVGNLYQIELFSFPEPPPRPSRPESTGLRHLAFEVDELDEAVTHIVSFGVEVEPIRVDEFTGKRFTFFADPDGLPLELYER, encoded by the coding sequence ATGCTGAAACTTAACCGGGTACATCATATAGCTATCATCTGTTCGGATTACCAAAAATCCAAACAGTTTTATGTTGAGGTATTAGGTTTAAAAATAGTTCGCGAAGTATATCGCGAACAACGACAATCATACAAGCTTGATCTGGAAGTGGGCAACCTCTACCAGATCGAGCTTTTTTCTTTTCCCGAACCGCCGCCGCGTCCATCGCGACCTGAATCAACTGGTTTGCGCCATTTAGCTTTTGAGGTTGATGAGTTGGATGAGGCCGTAACACATATTGTATCTTTTGGTGTCGAGGTTGAACCTATTCGGGTGGATGAGTTTACGGGCAAACGTTTTACTTTTTTTGCAGATCCGGATGGGTTGCCGTTGGAATTGTACGAGAGGTAA
- a CDS encoding SDR family oxidoreductase, protein MKNTILITGASSGIGKATAQLFQAKGWNVIATMRKPENETELTALDNVLVTRLDVLDLDSIKQAVSAGIEKFGKIDVLVNNAGYGAYGPLEAFPRENIVRQFNTNVIGLLDVTLALLPHFRANKSGVIINISSIGGKMTFPMGTLYHGTKFAVEGITESLGFEVEQFGGKVKIVEPGAIATDFAGRSFDFNNDESLTEYQELVNKVMTVLPAMVANASPASVVADVIYEAATDGTNRLRYTAGEDAREIIANRKLADDETFIGGMKAQFGL, encoded by the coding sequence ATGAAAAATACCATTTTAATAACAGGAGCAAGCAGCGGCATAGGTAAAGCAACCGCACAATTATTTCAGGCTAAAGGTTGGAATGTGATAGCCACCATGCGCAAACCTGAAAACGAAACCGAATTAACCGCGTTGGATAATGTGCTGGTAACCCGGTTGGACGTGTTGGATCTGGATTCGATTAAACAGGCGGTGAGTGCCGGTATTGAAAAATTTGGCAAAATAGATGTGTTGGTAAATAACGCGGGTTATGGCGCTTACGGGCCGCTGGAGGCTTTTCCGCGGGAAAATATTGTGCGCCAGTTTAATACCAATGTGATTGGACTGTTAGACGTTACACTGGCCCTGCTGCCGCATTTCCGTGCTAATAAAAGCGGCGTGATTATTAATATTTCATCTATAGGTGGTAAAATGACCTTCCCGATGGGAACACTGTATCATGGTACCAAATTCGCGGTGGAGGGTATTACTGAATCGTTAGGTTTTGAAGTGGAGCAGTTTGGCGGCAAAGTAAAAATTGTTGAACCGGGTGCCATAGCTACCGATTTTGCAGGTCGATCGTTTGATTTCAATAACGATGAAAGCCTTACCGAGTACCAGGAGCTGGTGAATAAAGTGATGACTGTATTACCTGCAATGGTTGCCAATGCATCGCCGGCAAGTGTAGTTGCTGATGTAATATACGAGGCTGCCACCGATGGTACCAACCGCCTGAGGTATACCGCCGGCGAAGATGCCCGTGAAATTATTGCTAACCGTAAACTGGCTGATGACGAAACGTTTATTGGCGGGATGAAAGCGCAGTTTGGGTTGTAA
- a CDS encoding AIPR family protein: MDFDLRATEIYNDFQHFPSNNSIVRSNHRNDAYTILAFEILFNNYHQVKKFRREEIGNLEILIKSLVAPPDDSIDIFYEEIDVDEQHYHIVQVKNQNLMPSEIEAAFLLMENTISTYLKRPSDVRKNLREVIAKTDFSKQYKAFCTYYVIHAGSNNFIRRQKSNQRIVTFEELTILEKGSRQMSVPKYSFRIDNANNFIVNNFIKDDYQHANNDLPQSLLCNFNGYDLAVLNNKYSNTLLGRNILYGLNLRESLNKASKTFEKMFETIDNEPELFLFYNNGITIISSHFNTEKGDNTENIMIENFSIINGAQTTSTLGEYLRNAEINQDTEKIEKLKKVFVLTKVYEINSKLKNHEKISDRIKIFNNTQTPLSTRDLVSIRKEQIQLQERLLNVGGYPNVFVYIKKGESSPSFPKLYPHQKITNEVLAQLALCGFYSEPFNAKDKKLAIFENENKEEYVLNPTYDKIFSIERGILYKKSPDQINELLFIYKLHNDTKNFLKTFYKDFVNRISQTPSKNEFDRNKTIQVDKLKRDLEIANACLFYNVTCYFEIRDMFDSYAQDVNNLSFDTNAYYDNKNNYRENLKAAFRDLCYNVTIEIIRVCSQGDNVVNWLRLERNQIIFIEALRTHLTSNAMTLVERYNSFVVHFKTVEIV, encoded by the coding sequence ATGGATTTCGACTTACGCGCAACAGAAATTTACAATGATTTTCAACATTTTCCATCTAATAATTCTATAGTTCGGAGTAATCATAGAAATGATGCATATACTATTTTAGCTTTTGAAATTTTATTTAACAATTATCATCAAGTAAAAAAATTCAGACGAGAAGAAATTGGAAATCTCGAAATACTTATAAAGTCGTTGGTTGCGCCACCAGATGATTCAATTGATATATTTTATGAAGAAATAGATGTAGATGAACAGCATTATCATATCGTCCAAGTAAAGAATCAAAATTTAATGCCATCTGAGATAGAAGCGGCGTTCTTGCTCATGGAAAATACAATCAGTACTTATTTAAAAAGGCCTTCTGATGTTAGAAAGAATCTTCGAGAAGTTATAGCAAAAACTGATTTTTCAAAGCAATACAAAGCATTTTGTACTTACTACGTAATACACGCTGGATCAAATAATTTTATTAGGCGCCAAAAAAGCAACCAACGAATCGTAACATTTGAAGAGCTTACCATATTAGAAAAGGGAAGTCGGCAAATGAGTGTTCCCAAATACAGCTTTAGAATAGATAATGCTAATAATTTTATAGTAAACAATTTTATTAAGGACGACTATCAACACGCAAATAATGATTTACCTCAATCGCTACTTTGTAATTTTAACGGGTATGATCTTGCAGTACTTAATAACAAATATTCAAATACATTATTAGGACGTAATATATTATACGGACTTAACTTACGTGAATCTCTCAATAAGGCTTCCAAGACGTTTGAAAAGATGTTTGAAACAATTGATAATGAGCCTGAATTATTTCTTTTTTACAACAACGGAATAACTATTATATCGAGTCATTTTAATACCGAGAAGGGAGATAATACAGAAAACATAATGATTGAAAATTTTTCCATCATTAATGGCGCGCAAACAACAAGCACATTAGGGGAGTATTTGCGTAACGCGGAAATAAATCAAGATACAGAGAAAATTGAAAAACTCAAAAAGGTTTTTGTACTTACAAAGGTTTATGAGATAAACAGCAAGTTGAAAAACCATGAAAAAATAAGCGACAGGATTAAAATATTTAACAATACACAAACTCCGCTATCGACCAGAGATTTGGTATCAATAAGAAAAGAGCAAATTCAATTGCAAGAACGTTTACTTAATGTTGGGGGCTATCCGAACGTATTCGTTTATATTAAAAAAGGTGAAAGTTCTCCGTCTTTTCCCAAATTATACCCACATCAAAAAATTACCAATGAGGTCTTAGCTCAACTTGCATTATGCGGCTTTTATTCAGAACCATTCAATGCTAAAGATAAGAAGCTGGCAATATTTGAAAATGAAAACAAGGAAGAGTATGTTTTAAATCCCACTTATGATAAGATATTCAGTATAGAGCGTGGCATTTTATATAAAAAATCGCCCGATCAAATTAACGAGTTGCTTTTTATTTACAAACTACATAATGACACAAAAAATTTCCTCAAAACTTTTTATAAGGACTTTGTCAATCGTATAAGTCAAACGCCATCAAAAAATGAATTTGACCGAAATAAAACTATTCAGGTAGATAAACTGAAGAGAGATTTAGAGATAGCAAATGCGTGTTTATTTTACAATGTAACTTGTTACTTTGAGATACGTGATATGTTTGATTCCTACGCACAGGATGTTAATAATTTATCATTTGACACAAACGCGTATTACGACAATAAAAATAATTATCGCGAAAATTTGAAAGCTGCTTTTAGGGATTTATGTTATAATGTAACTATTGAGATCATTAGGGTTTGTTCGCAAGGAGATAACGTAGTAAATTGGTTACGATTAGAACGTAACCAAATAATCTTTATTGAAGCTTTAAGGACTCATTTAACCAGTAATGCAATGACATTAGTTGAAAGGTACAACAGTTTTGTAGTTCACTTCAAAACTGTTGAAATTGTGTGA
- a CDS encoding helix-turn-helix domain-containing protein → MSTFIHLQTIPDLLKFFRLDQSVRHPLIAIVDFSQVQEEINGVTRLSADFYSLILKNYNRNNVRYGRKLVDFTNGSLICMAPNQIIEMDSDTEAPAEMSGWGLFFHPDLIRATFLHDKMSEYSFFSYEMSEALHISEKEKQVLYNAVQKIEAELQENIDVYSQGIIVSGIEMLLNYCARFYGRQFITRKQSNNTVVAQIGKLLGDYFKRDDIAERGLPTVKYLAEQVYLSPGYLSDLLKKETGKNTQEQIHFYLIEEAKNILLNTNQSVGEIAYRLGFEYPQYFNKLFKQKTGKTPVEFRNM, encoded by the coding sequence ATGAGTACATTCATTCATCTGCAAACCATTCCTGATTTGTTGAAGTTTTTCAGGCTTGACCAATCTGTACGGCACCCGCTGATTGCTATTGTTGATTTTAGCCAGGTGCAGGAAGAGATTAACGGGGTGACAAGGTTATCGGCCGATTTTTATTCGCTGATATTGAAAAATTATAACCGTAACAATGTGCGGTATGGCCGTAAACTGGTTGATTTTACCAATGGCAGTTTAATATGTATGGCGCCCAACCAGATTATTGAAATGGACAGCGATACCGAAGCACCGGCAGAGATGAGCGGCTGGGGCCTGTTTTTTCACCCCGACCTGATCCGCGCTACTTTTTTGCACGATAAGATGAGCGAATATAGTTTTTTCTCGTACGAGATGTCGGAAGCGCTCCATATATCAGAAAAGGAAAAGCAGGTTTTGTATAATGCCGTGCAAAAAATAGAAGCGGAGCTGCAGGAAAATATCGACGTGTACAGCCAGGGTATTATTGTTTCGGGGATAGAAATGTTGCTAAATTATTGCGCTCGTTTTTACGGCAGGCAGTTTATCACCCGCAAACAATCTAACAATACGGTGGTGGCACAGATAGGTAAACTATTGGGCGATTATTTTAAACGGGATGATATTGCCGAGCGCGGCCTGCCAACCGTAAAATACCTGGCCGAACAGGTGTACCTCTCGCCGGGATACCTGAGCGATTTGCTAAAAAAGGAAACCGGGAAAAATACCCAGGAGCAGATCCATTTTTATTTGATAGAGGAAGCAAAGAACATATTGCTCAACACCAATCAATCAGTAGGGGAGATAGCCTACCGTTTGGGTTTTGAGTATCCGCAGTATTTTAACAAGCTGTTTAAACAGAAAACCGGGAAAACGCCGGTGGAATTCAGGAATATGTAG